Proteins from a genomic interval of Poecile atricapillus isolate bPoeAtr1 chromosome 1, bPoeAtr1.hap1, whole genome shotgun sequence:
- the PCDH8 gene encoding LOW QUALITY PROTEIN: protocadherin-8 (The sequence of the model RefSeq protein was modified relative to this genomic sequence to represent the inferred CDS: inserted 1 base in 1 codon), producing the protein SRDSLVAQIKARDADDGANAELTFAFLEESQQDLFTINPSTGDIVLRGDLSEELGQLFKVILTVTDNGRPPLATTATVNFLVTATAPSSIQDIAKPSSWEGKALQWDIPLIVIIVLAGSCTLLLVAIITIATTCNRRKKGNNIKSNTALKDQIDISHLEKGHQEEGSQRGNMFEVRTFPXKTSFTSPEPSPAAEEISTTESGSDSTCLYEGQKRLRGQSGEQGFAATPSYNKEPAPPVAIWKGHSFNTISGREAEKFSGKDSGKGDSDFNDSDSDISGDALKKDLITHMQNGLWACTAECKILGHSDRCWSPSCGRANPHPSPHPSAPLSTFCKSTSLPRDPLRRDNFYQAQLPKTVGLQSVYEKVLHRDFDRTITLLSPPRPARLPDLQEIGVPLFPAPSTRYLGPQTETTEKA; encoded by the exons TCCCGCGACTCCCTGGTGGCCCAAATCAAAGCTCGAGATGCAGATGATGGGGCCAATGCTGAGCTCACCTTTGCCTTCCTGGAAGAGTCCCAGCAGGACCTGTTCACCATCAACCCAAGTACTGGGGACATTGTGCTGAGGGGTGacctttctgaagagctgggACAACTATTCAAGGTCATCCTCACTGTGACAGACAATGGCAGACCTCCTCTGGCCACAACTGCAACAGTCAACTTCCTGGTGACCGCCACTGCTCCGTCCAGTATCCAAGACATAgccaagcccagctcctgggaaggAAAGGCTTTGCAGTGGGACATCCCTCTGATCGTGATCATTGTCCTGGCAGGCAGCTGCACCCTCCTTCTAGTGGCTATAATCACCATCGCCACCACCTGCAACAGGCGCAAGAAGGGAAACAACATCAAAAGCAACACTGCCTTGAAGGACCAGATAGACATCTCCCACCTGGAGAAGGGCCATCAGGAGGAGGGCAGCCAGAGAGGGAACATGTTTGAGGTACGAACCTTTC GCAAAACCTCTTTCACCAGCCCCGAgccctctccagctgctgaagAGATCTCCACCACAGAGAGTGGCAGCGACAGCACTTGCCTCTACGAGGGTCAGAAgaggctgaggggacagagtgGGGAG CAGGGTTTTGCTGCCACTCCGAGCTACAACAAAGAGCCTGCTCCCCCCGTGGCCATTTGGAAGGGACACTCCTTCAATACCATCTCCGGCCGGGAGGCAGAGAAGTTCAGTGGCAAAGACAGCGGCAAAGGCGACAGTGATTTTAATGACAGCGACTCAGATATCAGTGGAGATGCTCTGAAGAAAGATCTCATCACGCACATGCAGAACG GTCTGTGGGCATGCACAGCTGAATGCAAGATTTTGGGACACTCCGACCGGTGCTGGAGCCCCTCCTGTGGCCGAGCCAACCCTCACCCCTCTCCGCATCCTTCAGCACCTCTCTCCACCTTCTGCAAGAGCACATCCTTGCCCAGGGATCCCCTTCGCAGGGACAACTTTTATCaagcccagctgcccaaaaCAGTCGGGCTTCAGAGCGTCTATGAGAAGGTGCTGCACAGGGACTTTGACCGGACGATCACACTCCTCTCCCCACCGCGCCCTGCACGGCTCCCTGACCTTCAGGAGATCGGGGTGCCCCTCTTCCCAGCCCCCTCGACTAGATACCTGGGCCCCCAGACTGAGACGACTGAGAAGGCATAG